In Pseudobacteroides sp., one DNA window encodes the following:
- a CDS encoding head-tail connector protein → MGYKLITPIATEPITLTEVKRHLRLDLDDTSEDDQLNKWIISAREYGETYTRRAFGTQTRELTLNNFPCASYIEIPKPPLQAITSITYKDSNGTVKTMPDTDYIVDIDNEPGKVVLGYSKSWPVFTPYPINAVRIRFVCGYNGDIPSCFKDAMLFHVGLFYKYRDEAIPKDHIDTVNRIYYPNRIPQL, encoded by the coding sequence ATGGGTTACAAACTAATTACCCCAATAGCAACCGAACCTATAACTTTAACAGAGGTCAAGCGGCATTTGAGGCTTGACCTTGATGATACCAGCGAGGATGATCAACTCAATAAGTGGATAATATCTGCAAGGGAATACGGAGAGACATACACTCGAAGGGCATTTGGTACTCAAACACGGGAATTGACTTTAAACAACTTTCCGTGTGCCAGTTACATTGAAATACCAAAACCACCTTTACAGGCAATAACCTCTATAACCTACAAGGACAGCAACGGAACCGTTAAAACAATGCCGGATACTGACTACATAGTTGATATTGACAATGAACCAGGAAAGGTAGTTTTAGGCTATAGTAAATCATGGCCTGTATTTACACCTTATCCTATTAATGCGGTCCGTATTCGCTTTGTGTGCGGCTATAATGGCGATATACCAAGCTGCTTTAAGGATGCAATGTTATTCCATGTTGGGCTATTCTACAAGTACCGTGATGAGGCTATTCCAAAGGACCACATAGACACGGTAAACCGGATTTATTACCCGAACCGAATACCTCAACTATAG
- the gp17 gene encoding tail completion protein gp17, with amino-acid sequence MKFHEAFTQYLKGYSDLNSLISGRVYPDFVPQGKPLPAIVYHLISSEVDYTLGGEENLQTVNYQFDCHGNTDAEAFAVYKQLREAFKNYQGNMDTYHVQMIEIEVILGKDYSDPIRDHNYKIEFKFYYTE; translated from the coding sequence ATGAAGTTTCACGAGGCATTTACGCAGTATTTGAAGGGCTATAGCGATCTAAATAGTTTGATTAGTGGTAGGGTTTATCCTGACTTTGTACCGCAAGGAAAGCCACTTCCGGCCATAGTCTACCATCTTATATCTTCCGAAGTTGACTACACCCTTGGAGGCGAAGAAAACCTTCAGACAGTCAACTATCAATTTGATTGTCATGGGAACACAGACGCTGAGGCTTTTGCAGTGTATAAACAGCTGCGAGAAGCCTTTAAGAACTATCAAGGCAACATGGACACATACCACGTTCAAATGATCGAAATTGAAGTCATTTTGGGCAAAGACTATAGCGATCCGATCCGGGATCACAACTACAAAATCGAGTTTAAATTCTATTACACGGAATAG
- a CDS encoding phage tail tube protein — protein sequence MSNAVIGYGTTLSRNGNVVAELTSIDGYDLQREMVDVTTLQSASNHEEVLPGLIRTGEIPFEGYFYPGDTNGQVGLQSDLINGTLQNFAIAFPSTTGTSLTFSGYVKQFKIGKAEPNGAIPFSGAIKISGVPTLGITLSNNITGMTLSGSGTWYPAFAAATSGVDKPYVYTVLTGVSTVTVTPTFAAGICTITAPNGQSQTVASGVASGAITLGAAGSVTTIDVTVKETGKSPKTYRINVARA from the coding sequence ATGAGCAATGCAGTAATAGGTTACGGCACTACGCTGTCAAGAAACGGAAACGTAGTGGCTGAGTTAACAAGCATTGACGGATATGATTTGCAAAGGGAAATGGTTGACGTTACCACCTTGCAATCCGCAAGCAACCACGAAGAGGTTTTGCCAGGACTTATAAGGACGGGAGAAATTCCGTTTGAAGGTTATTTTTACCCTGGAGACACTAACGGTCAAGTCGGGCTTCAAAGCGATTTGATCAATGGAACGCTGCAAAATTTTGCAATAGCATTCCCAAGTACGACAGGCACATCCTTGACGTTTTCGGGGTATGTTAAACAGTTTAAAATCGGCAAAGCTGAGCCTAACGGGGCTATACCATTCAGTGGAGCAATAAAAATCTCCGGGGTGCCCACACTTGGAATAACACTTTCTAACAACATAACAGGCATGACGCTTTCTGGTTCTGGCACCTGGTACCCTGCCTTTGCAGCTGCTACAAGCGGGGTTGATAAGCCATATGTATATACAGTTTTAACAGGAGTTTCAACGGTCACAGTAACCCCGACATTCGCAGCGGGTATATGCACAATTACAGCACCTAACGGGCAAAGTCAAACAGTTGCTTCTGGTGTTGCATCTGGGGCTATTACTTTGGGAGCTGCTGGCAGCGTCACAACAATTGATGTAACGGTCAAGGAAACTGGAAAATCACCAAAGACATACAGAATTAACGTTGCTAGGGCATAA
- a CDS encoding LamG-like jellyroll fold domain-containing protein, translated as MDFVYPQTHPIELPPGCVFYVDPDLDQGCTQFKDYAEVYGVSKPRDNLVQNYMMDADSNADGVADGWVKFAGAGITTNFTVEQSSQKIEITASTAGGDAYVSSADIPCVANEAISLSITYKNIGTTTPRLYVLWYTSGSAYISTSTIATLNTSADWVVGINENIIAPATAAKFQVKVGLRVSSIGQTGAGWFKTCVAVKGTTSGQSTDIRPRLNIIDKEVAAPYGTCRYLNGSTDHISSNNHSNIDIISASPQKPLSVYGAFNPDITANTGYIIAKNDTQATDMQYGFYYSGIANSLVLYLNGTQKGTGTPTNSIIKGNWHFAGFTWDGATVKMYINGKLAMTQLHSGVLPSRPNFRIGCRGNNSLYFKGLIGPQLIAQTDFQNIHNWAVKTGLYQRFGIAV; from the coding sequence ATGGATTTTGTTTATCCTCAAACACACCCTATTGAGCTACCTCCGGGGTGTGTTTTTTATGTTGATCCTGATTTGGACCAGGGATGCACGCAATTTAAGGATTATGCGGAAGTATATGGCGTATCTAAACCTAGAGATAACTTAGTTCAAAATTATATGATGGACGCTGACTCAAATGCAGATGGAGTTGCAGATGGTTGGGTAAAGTTTGCAGGAGCAGGTATAACTACTAATTTTACAGTTGAGCAATCTTCACAAAAAATTGAAATAACAGCATCGACTGCTGGAGGGGATGCGTATGTAAGTTCAGCAGATATCCCCTGTGTTGCAAATGAAGCTATTTCATTAAGTATAACTTATAAAAATATAGGCACAACTACCCCGCGTTTATATGTTCTTTGGTATACCAGTGGCAGTGCTTATATTAGCACATCAACTATAGCGACGCTTAATACATCAGCAGATTGGGTTGTTGGAATAAATGAAAATATAATAGCACCAGCCACAGCCGCCAAATTCCAAGTTAAAGTGGGCCTTAGAGTTAGCTCAATAGGTCAGACAGGTGCTGGGTGGTTTAAAACATGCGTTGCTGTTAAAGGCACTACATCCGGCCAGTCTACTGATATAAGGCCTAGACTTAATATAATCGATAAAGAAGTTGCAGCACCTTACGGGACGTGCAGATATTTAAATGGTTCAACAGACCATATTAGCAGCAATAATCACAGTAACATTGATATTATAAGTGCTTCTCCCCAAAAACCCTTATCTGTTTATGGGGCATTTAATCCAGATATTACAGCCAATACAGGATATATAATAGCAAAGAATGATACACAAGCAACTGACATGCAATATGGATTTTATTACTCTGGCATCGCTAATTCACTTGTATTATATCTTAATGGGACTCAAAAAGGCACAGGTACACCAACCAATTCGATAATTAAAGGAAATTGGCATTTTGCTGGATTTACATGGGATGGGGCAACTGTAAAAATGTATATCAATGGTAAATTAGCTATGACACAATTACATTCCGGTGTGTTACCATCTCGTCCAAATTTCCGCATTGGATGTAGAGGTAATAATTCATTGTATTTTAAAGGCTTAATAGGGCCTCAATTAATAGCTCAAACAGACTTCCAGAATATACATAACTGGGCAGTAAAAACAGGACTATATCAACGATTCGGCATAGCGGTATAA
- a CDS encoding VRR-NUC domain-containing protein, with product MSGNFKFTDKENDIEGHLRNKVKLLGGKAYKWASPGNRGVPDRIVIIPGARGGRVYFIELKAPGKEPRPQQLNKQKELKKLGVYVDTLDTKEKINRFIERVVNYEI from the coding sequence ATGAGTGGTAATTTTAAATTCACTGATAAGGAGAACGACATAGAAGGACACTTGAGAAATAAAGTAAAGCTGTTAGGCGGTAAAGCATATAAGTGGGCGTCTCCTGGAAATAGAGGGGTACCAGACAGGATTGTTATAATACCAGGTGCAAGAGGCGGCCGAGTGTATTTTATTGAGCTTAAAGCACCAGGAAAAGAGCCCAGGCCGCAGCAGCTAAACAAGCAAAAAGAGCTAAAAAAACTAGGTGTTTATGTAGACACTTTGGACACAAAGGAGAAAATAAACAGATTTATTGAAAGGGTTGTCAACTATGAAATTTAA
- a CDS encoding phage head closure protein produces MPISAGELNKRIAIQQNQPVEQLNGSELENWTTLRTVWSDILSQGAREFYQAQKKYSEVTKVFKIRYFAGLTTKHRIQYSGRIFDILGVDNVDEASEQYLISAKEVI; encoded by the coding sequence ATGCCAATATCAGCAGGAGAACTGAACAAACGAATAGCGATACAGCAGAATCAGCCAGTCGAACAACTAAACGGCAGCGAGCTAGAAAACTGGACGACGCTGCGAACAGTGTGGAGTGACATACTGAGCCAGGGTGCCAGGGAATTTTACCAGGCCCAAAAGAAATATAGTGAGGTCACGAAGGTATTTAAAATCAGGTATTTTGCAGGTCTTACAACTAAGCACCGAATACAGTACAGCGGCAGAATATTTGACATATTGGGCGTGGACAACGTAGACGAGGCAAGCGAACAGTATTTAATATCAGCAAAGGAAGTGATATAG
- a CDS encoding phage major capsid protein, which produces MTLAERIIQAKQERANINTQIREIVNQYEGKEDTMDQIKKDELKKLEDAFDSKNDIIVALEKQLQRDRITGEGGEQLDDPRNKGQKDVKAEQTKLFMNYLKSGSASDFAAYNALQQDNPTQAGYLVAPQKFVMELIQEIDNLLFMRQKAKVLPALQGAQSLGYPKKTARMNSAAWGTELGTPTADTTLAFGKKEFKPNPATAEILISKTLIRNAPEVDGIVRAEMAYDFAELMENAYMTGDGNGRPLGLFFASADGISTNRDVSTDNTQTAITFDGLKNAKYSIKQQYQNGLEWVFHRDAIKMLSKIKDSEGQYVWQESVVVGEPDRLLNFPVNMSEYAPNTFTAAKYVGILGNLKNYWIVDSLSMEIQVLMELYARTNQVDYVGRLETDGMPVMEEAFARVKLAP; this is translated from the coding sequence ATGACTTTAGCTGAAAGAATAATACAGGCAAAGCAGGAAAGAGCCAATATAAATACTCAGATTCGTGAGATTGTGAATCAGTATGAAGGCAAAGAAGATACAATGGATCAAATTAAGAAAGATGAGCTTAAAAAGCTTGAAGACGCATTTGATTCAAAGAATGACATCATTGTTGCATTAGAAAAACAATTGCAGAGAGACAGAATAACAGGCGAAGGTGGAGAGCAGTTAGACGATCCAAGAAATAAAGGACAAAAAGACGTTAAAGCAGAACAAACAAAGTTATTTATGAATTATCTTAAGAGCGGTTCGGCTTCTGATTTTGCAGCTTACAACGCTTTACAACAGGACAATCCAACACAAGCTGGATATTTAGTTGCACCTCAAAAATTTGTCATGGAACTTATACAGGAAATTGACAATCTTTTGTTTATGAGACAAAAAGCAAAAGTTTTGCCGGCTTTACAAGGTGCACAATCTTTGGGATATCCAAAGAAAACTGCAAGAATGAACTCAGCAGCGTGGGGAACTGAACTTGGTACACCGACAGCCGATACAACGCTTGCATTTGGCAAAAAAGAATTTAAACCAAATCCAGCTACAGCAGAAATATTAATTTCTAAAACCCTTATAAGAAATGCACCTGAGGTTGATGGAATTGTAAGAGCTGAAATGGCTTACGATTTTGCTGAATTAATGGAAAATGCTTATATGACAGGTGACGGAAACGGAAGGCCGCTTGGCTTGTTTTTTGCATCTGCTGATGGTATAAGCACAAACAGAGATGTATCAACTGACAACACTCAGACAGCTATAACCTTTGATGGTTTAAAAAATGCTAAGTACAGCATTAAACAGCAATATCAAAACGGTCTTGAGTGGGTATTCCACAGAGACGCAATAAAAATGCTAAGCAAAATAAAAGACAGCGAAGGTCAATATGTATGGCAGGAATCTGTTGTTGTGGGAGAACCTGATCGGTTGTTAAATTTCCCTGTAAACATGAGTGAATATGCACCAAACACATTTACCGCAGCAAAGTATGTTGGGATTTTAGGAAACTTGAAAAATTACTGGATAGTAGATTCGCTTTCAATGGAAATTCAAGTATTAATGGAACTGTATGCAAGAACTAATCAGGTTGACTATGTTGGCAGGCTTGAAACTGATGGAATGCCGGTTATGGAAGAGGCTTTCGCAAGAGTTAAATTAGCACCCTAA
- a CDS encoding head maturation protease, ClpP-related → MKFWEFKAKSASVGELMLYGEIASSTWWGDEVTPKQFKSDLDGLGDISQLDIYINSGGGDVFAGQAIHSMLKRHKANKTVYVDGLAASIASVIAMAGDKIIMPQNAMMMIHKAWTFGVGNAADFRKLADDMDKIDESIVAAYMGKTATEKEKIVEMMDAETWMTAEEAVNLGFADEIEESKQLAASLDGSFLMLNNQKFDMSKYKNPPKIAVLKNNVEEKPKPKEPSENVQYLWSLRKKLNNTL, encoded by the coding sequence ATGAAATTCTGGGAATTTAAAGCAAAGTCAGCTAGCGTAGGGGAATTAATGCTATATGGTGAGATTGCAAGTTCTACATGGTGGGGCGATGAAGTAACACCAAAGCAATTTAAGTCGGACCTTGATGGATTGGGAGATATTTCACAACTTGATATCTATATCAATTCCGGTGGCGGCGATGTTTTTGCAGGGCAAGCAATACACTCCATGCTGAAACGTCATAAGGCTAACAAAACAGTCTATGTTGATGGTTTGGCAGCCTCAATTGCTTCAGTTATTGCAATGGCTGGCGACAAAATTATAATGCCACAAAATGCAATGATGATGATACATAAAGCTTGGACTTTTGGAGTCGGAAACGCTGCAGATTTCCGCAAATTAGCTGACGATATGGATAAAATTGATGAAAGCATTGTTGCAGCTTATATGGGTAAGACCGCGACCGAAAAAGAAAAGATTGTTGAAATGATGGATGCCGAAACTTGGATGACAGCAGAGGAAGCTGTTAACTTAGGGTTTGCGGATGAAATTGAAGAAAGCAAGCAATTAGCTGCCTCATTAGATGGCAGTTTTTTAATGCTCAATAATCAAAAGTTTGATATGTCAAAATATAAAAATCCACCTAAGATTGCAGTATTAAAAAATAATGTGGAAGAAAAGCCAAAACCCAAAGAACCAAGCGAAAATGTTCAATACCTTTGGAGCTTAAGAAAAAAACTTAATAACACCCTATAA
- a CDS encoding phage portal protein: MKIPIIGRFFEKKYKNQDLSDVEKRFLALLRGNAKSKSGVDVDRETACKVSAVFACVNYKASTISSLPCVLYKRLQKGKEKADNMDLYHLLHYLPNPETTAAEFWEMYVWNLELTGYGFAYIKRDINGFIKELWNVPTSSVKIYRNKTTNERYYTITEKGQESSPIYSENMMVTVGKRFQNKDSALDPVDIARDAMGLGIALEEYASKYFANGATVSGIVEMAGELSPQMFDQFKKDFRDNFQRLHNAFNVMFLDGGSKFNKISNNPEESQAIEARKFQIIEICRFFSVPPHKVMDLERATFSNIEQQNTDAVQTCLNPLCVKLELSIYKDLLNPKERKKFYAKFLTNALLRGDTTARKDYYNTGIQNGYLSPNDVRELEDMNPYEGGDIYMVNGNMIPVTKIEENYTQKGGEGTQ, from the coding sequence TTGAAAATACCAATAATAGGCCGTTTTTTTGAGAAAAAATATAAAAATCAAGACCTTTCCGATGTAGAAAAGCGTTTTTTAGCACTTTTACGAGGAAACGCAAAAAGCAAATCCGGTGTTGATGTTGACAGAGAAACCGCTTGTAAAGTATCAGCGGTTTTTGCTTGTGTAAATTACAAAGCATCTACGATATCGAGTTTGCCATGTGTTTTATATAAGCGATTACAAAAGGGCAAAGAAAAAGCCGATAATATGGATTTATACCACTTGCTGCACTACTTACCAAACCCAGAAACAACCGCCGCAGAGTTTTGGGAAATGTATGTGTGGAATTTAGAGTTAACCGGATATGGATTTGCCTATATTAAAAGAGATATAAACGGATTTATAAAAGAACTTTGGAACGTTCCCACAAGTTCAGTAAAAATATACCGCAACAAAACCACCAACGAAAGATATTACACCATAACTGAAAAAGGCCAAGAATCATCACCGATTTATTCTGAGAATATGATGGTAACAGTGGGTAAAAGGTTTCAAAACAAAGATTCTGCACTTGATCCAGTAGATATAGCCCGGGACGCTATGGGATTAGGAATAGCCCTTGAAGAATATGCAAGCAAGTATTTTGCTAATGGTGCAACGGTAAGTGGTATCGTTGAAATGGCTGGCGAATTATCTCCACAAATGTTTGACCAGTTTAAAAAGGATTTTCGAGATAATTTTCAAAGACTTCACAATGCTTTTAATGTTATGTTTTTGGATGGCGGCAGCAAGTTCAATAAGATTAGCAACAACCCCGAAGAGTCACAGGCAATTGAGGCCAGAAAGTTTCAAATTATTGAAATTTGCCGCTTTTTTAGTGTGCCGCCTCATAAAGTTATGGACCTTGAACGTGCAACATTTAGTAACATAGAGCAGCAAAACACCGACGCTGTGCAAACATGCTTAAATCCTTTATGTGTGAAACTTGAATTAAGCATATATAAGGATTTGTTAAACCCAAAGGAACGCAAAAAGTTTTATGCTAAATTCCTCACAAATGCCTTATTAAGAGGCGATACTACAGCGAGGAAAGATTATTACAACACAGGTATACAAAACGGCTATTTAAGCCCTAACGACGTCAGAGAGCTGGAGGACATGAACCCATATGAGGGCGGCGATATTTACATGGTAAACGGAAACATGATACCAGTTACCAAGATTGAAGAGAATTATACACAGAAAGGAGGCGAAGGAACACAATGA
- a CDS encoding HNH endonuclease, protein MANRAKRPCNYPGCRELVSSGYCTKHTKQSSEYRRGTAHQRGYNYKWSQYSKRFLKQPGNHLCVLKISPQCAYVSECVDHRMPPKGPDDPLFWDKDNHQPACIPCNSMKGNRIVKGG, encoded by the coding sequence ATGGCGAACAGAGCGAAAAGGCCGTGCAATTACCCTGGCTGCCGGGAGCTGGTGTCAAGCGGATATTGTACGAAGCATACAAAACAATCCAGCGAATACAGACGAGGAACGGCACATCAAAGAGGTTATAACTACAAATGGTCACAGTATAGCAAAAGGTTTTTGAAGCAGCCTGGTAATCATCTGTGTGTGTTAAAGATAAGTCCGCAATGTGCTTATGTATCTGAGTGTGTGGATCACCGTATGCCGCCTAAAGGTCCAGATGATCCGTTATTTTGGGATAAAGACAATCATCAGCCGGCTTGTATTCCGTGTAACAGTATGAAAGGAAATAGGATCGTGAAAGGAGGGTGA
- a CDS encoding DEAD/DEAH box helicase: MKFNPHAYQLYCINRLLNDKSIGLFLDMGLGKTVITLTAINDLKYNRFAISKVLVIAPKKVAEATWSKEAAKWGHLKMLRVISVLGTQTKRVRALNTPADIYVINRDNVQWLVDYYRNAWPFDMVVVDEFSSFKNHQAKRFKSLTWVRKHMTRFVGLTGTPAPNGLIDLWAQVYLLDEGERLGKFVSHFRTRYFDYNPYNMTYTLKPGADEIIKGSIGDICVSMSAEDYLELPDCITVDVPVVLDSKAQAAYTKLEKEMLLEIDESTIDAGSAAVLTNKLLQLCNGAVYDENRQIVEIHNCKIEAFMELVEGLNGKSALVFYNFQHDLARIKKALAKTGLRVRELKGPKDEDDWNDRKIDILLAHPASCAYGLNLQKGGNHIIWFGLNWSLELYQQANKRLHRQGQAEKVIIHHLIVEDGVDSDVIQALQDKSTTQNRLLEALKARIEKVKGV; the protein is encoded by the coding sequence ATGAAATTTAATCCACATGCCTATCAGCTTTATTGCATAAACAGACTTTTAAATGATAAATCGATTGGACTATTTCTTGATATGGGATTGGGAAAAACGGTAATTACACTAACAGCAATCAATGACCTAAAATATAATCGATTCGCAATATCAAAAGTCTTGGTAATAGCACCAAAGAAAGTGGCGGAGGCAACATGGAGCAAAGAAGCAGCTAAGTGGGGGCATTTGAAAATGCTAAGAGTCATTTCTGTACTTGGCACCCAGACAAAACGCGTAAGAGCTTTAAACACACCAGCAGATATTTATGTGATTAACCGCGATAATGTGCAATGGCTAGTTGATTATTACCGCAATGCATGGCCGTTTGACATGGTGGTAGTCGATGAGTTTTCCAGCTTTAAGAATCATCAGGCCAAAAGGTTTAAATCACTTACATGGGTTAGAAAGCATATGACGCGTTTTGTGGGGCTAACAGGAACACCAGCACCAAATGGATTGATTGACTTATGGGCACAGGTGTATTTGCTGGATGAGGGTGAAAGGCTTGGTAAGTTTGTTTCCCATTTCAGGACCAGGTATTTTGATTATAACCCATACAATATGACTTATACGCTAAAACCTGGGGCGGACGAAATTATTAAGGGTTCAATTGGCGATATATGCGTTAGCATGTCGGCGGAGGACTATTTAGAGCTACCTGATTGCATAACCGTTGATGTTCCGGTTGTACTTGACAGCAAAGCCCAAGCAGCTTACACGAAATTGGAGAAAGAAATGCTTCTTGAAATTGATGAGTCAACCATTGATGCGGGCAGTGCCGCAGTATTGACCAATAAGCTTTTACAGCTTTGCAATGGTGCTGTGTATGATGAAAACAGGCAAATAGTAGAAATACATAATTGCAAGATTGAGGCTTTCATGGAACTTGTGGAAGGTTTAAACGGGAAATCAGCTTTAGTGTTTTATAACTTTCAGCATGACTTAGCCAGAATCAAAAAGGCATTGGCCAAAACAGGCCTAAGAGTAAGAGAGTTAAAAGGACCTAAAGACGAGGACGATTGGAACGACAGGAAAATTGATATCCTGTTAGCACATCCAGCGTCGTGTGCATATGGCCTCAACCTCCAAAAAGGCGGCAATCATATTATATGGTTTGGCCTTAACTGGTCCTTGGAACTATACCAACAGGCTAACAAGAGACTACACAGACAAGGCCAGGCGGAAAAGGTTATAATACATCATTTGATTGTTGAGGATGGGGTGGACAGCGATGTTATACAAGCACTACAGGATAAAAGCACAACGCAAAATAGGCTGTTAGAAGCATTAAAGGCAAGGATTGAGAAGGTTAAAGGAGTGTGA
- a CDS encoding terminase large subunit has protein sequence MAHNKNRALEVIQFIQLLKLVDDFYGQPLVLQNWQHNILWDVYGTVNEHGFRQFRYAYLEIPKKNGKTTLIAGLCVTHLALDPPGGQIYCCAADRDQASLTYNAAKQMIEQDDDLQEIFKIVDSKKMIINKLTGTFLKVLSAEAFTKHGINPTVVIFDELHAQPNRNLWDVMTFGSGAARKEPLYWVITTAGDDPDRHSIGWEVHEYARKLRDEEIVDPYWYVKIFGAPDDADIFDEKLWYEVNPSLGVTINIESVRQEAIGARNDPEKEKLFRWLRLNQWVSLKAVGWLPITLWDKTVGKWNKADLVGKKCYMGLDLASTGDLAGKALIFPPQEGLEDWRVLFEGWIPEEKMKDRIKRTGTPFDKWVKNNYIFATPGNAIDYDFIQSRIVSDSKQYDLKMVCADPWNAQMLTQQLQKHDIEVINIGQDFKNLSPPMKEIARLLQTGQMTHEEHPTGRWCFGNVSIAVDGNENIKPMKNRSKDKIDLIVALITGMAMAMRIEKVSSYEKYGKIFCT, from the coding sequence ATGGCTCATAATAAAAACAGAGCACTTGAGGTTATACAATTTATTCAGCTATTAAAACTGGTTGACGATTTTTACGGTCAGCCTTTAGTTTTGCAAAATTGGCAGCACAATATATTATGGGATGTTTATGGTACAGTTAACGAGCATGGCTTCAGGCAATTTAGATATGCATACCTTGAAATACCTAAAAAGAACGGTAAAACAACTTTAATAGCGGGTTTGTGTGTCACACATTTGGCCTTAGACCCGCCAGGCGGTCAAATATATTGCTGTGCAGCTGACAGGGATCAAGCGTCACTAACTTATAACGCTGCAAAGCAGATGATTGAGCAAGACGACGACCTACAGGAAATATTTAAGATTGTAGACAGTAAGAAAATGATTATCAACAAACTTACCGGAACATTCTTAAAAGTTCTTTCAGCTGAAGCATTTACAAAGCATGGTATCAACCCCACCGTCGTAATATTCGATGAATTGCACGCCCAACCAAACAGGAATTTGTGGGACGTAATGACTTTCGGATCCGGTGCGGCGAGAAAAGAACCTCTTTATTGGGTAATTACAACAGCTGGTGACGATCCTGACCGTCATTCAATTGGCTGGGAGGTACATGAGTACGCCAGAAAATTAAGGGACGAAGAAATTGTTGACCCTTATTGGTATGTAAAAATATTTGGAGCCCCAGATGATGCGGATATATTTGACGAAAAACTTTGGTATGAAGTCAATCCGTCGCTTGGCGTAACCATTAACATAGAATCTGTAAGGCAAGAGGCAATAGGAGCAAGAAACGACCCAGAAAAAGAAAAATTATTTCGTTGGTTGAGACTTAACCAGTGGGTATCTTTAAAAGCTGTCGGATGGTTGCCTATTACTTTATGGGATAAAACAGTTGGTAAATGGAATAAGGCCGATTTAGTAGGCAAAAAGTGCTATATGGGCTTAGATTTGGCGAGTACTGGTGACTTAGCAGGGAAAGCGTTAATATTTCCACCTCAAGAAGGTTTAGAAGATTGGCGAGTACTTTTTGAGGGCTGGATACCTGAGGAAAAGATGAAAGACAGGATTAAAAGAACTGGGACGCCTTTTGATAAATGGGTTAAAAATAACTATATTTTTGCCACTCCTGGTAATGCAATTGACTATGATTTTATACAATCAAGAATTGTTTCGGATAGCAAACAATATGACTTAAAAATGGTATGTGCCGACCCTTGGAACGCCCAAATGCTAACGCAGCAGCTACAAAAGCACGATATTGAGGTTATTAATATAGGGCAAGATTTTAAAAACCTGTCGCCACCAATGAAAGAAATAGCAAGGCTTTTACAAACAGGGCAAATGACACATGAAGAGCACCCAACAGGACGTTGGTGCTTTGGAAATGTAAGTATAGCCGTAGATGGTAACGAGAATATCAAGCCAATGAAAAACAGGTCAAAAGATAAAATTGACTTGATTGTTGCTTTAATAACTGGAATGGCTATGGCTATGAGGATTGAGAAAGTATCTTCTTACGAAAAATACGGTAAGATATTTTGCACATAA
- a CDS encoding RNA polymerase subunit sigma-24 has translation MTQKDLSKIAAIQSEIRVIKNQIGYADIPYAADSVKGSSNVFPYVERSFMVKGYDYEAYYAKLNRLQSKLKRKLDELMDERDKVLEYTNTLDDSLLRQIIILKYINGMTWEQIGGEVGYSARTVRRKHSKFFSKN, from the coding sequence ATGACCCAAAAAGATTTAAGCAAAATAGCAGCTATTCAGTCAGAAATCAGAGTTATAAAAAATCAAATAGGCTATGCTGATATACCTTATGCGGCAGATAGTGTAAAAGGATCGTCAAATGTTTTCCCGTATGTTGAAAGATCCTTCATGGTTAAAGGTTATGATTACGAGGCATATTATGCAAAGCTTAATCGGCTACAGAGTAAGTTAAAGCGAAAACTTGACGAGCTAATGGATGAACGTGACAAAGTCCTTGAATACACTAATACCTTAGATGATAGCCTATTGAGGCAAATAATAATTCTCAAATACATAAACGGAATGACATGGGAGCAGATAGGCGGAGAGGTTGGATATTCTGCAAGGACAGTAAGGAGAAAGCATTCAAAGTTTTTTAGTAAAAATTAA